The Candidatus Aminicenantes bacterium DNA window CTCTCCCCTGTCTGTTGCAGCCTCGGCCGTAAGCGGCGAAATCACCCATCCCGGGAGGTTCCTGTGAAACGCACATTTTCCGGTACAGCGTGGAAATACGGTGACAACATCAACACCGACGTCATTTTCCCCGGTAAGTACACTTACCAGAAAATGACACCGGAAGAGATGGCGCAACATGCCCTGGAAGACCTGGACCCGGATTTCACTTCCAAGGTCTCCGCGGGCGACATCCTGGTAGCGGGCAAAAATTTCGGCATGGGCTCTTCGCGGGAACAGGCGGCCGTGGCCATCAAAGCCGCGGGTATTTCCGTGATCATCGCCCGTTCCTTTGCCCGCATCTACTTTCGCAACGCCATCAACGCTGGCATGCCGGCGATCCGCTGCCCGGAAGCCGTTGACGCCATCGAAGATGGAGATCGCATTACCGTGGACATGGAAGCCGGAGTGATCTCAACACCGCGGGGAGACTTTCGTTTCCCGGCCTACCCGCCCACGGTCATGGAGATCCTTGAACACAACGGACTGATCCCGTTCATCAAAACCAAGATTTCAACATAACCCGTCCCTGCCGGACGAAAAAACCCAGGAGGAAGCACAATGGCCAAGAGAACCATCGTAACGATGCCCGGAGACGGTATCGGTAAAGTCGTTCTTCCCGAAGCGATCCGCATTCTGGACGCCGTGGGATTCGACGCTGAATATGTCCACGCCGATATCGGCTGGGAATTCTGGTGCAAAGAGGGCAATCCCCTGCCCCAACGCACCCTGGACCTGCTTGAAACCCATAAAATCAGCCTGTTCGGCGCCATTACATCCAAGCCCAAGTCCGAGGCGGCCAATGAACTGGCTCCTGAACTGAGGGACAAGGGATATGTTTACTACAGCCCCATCGTGGGCCTGCGTCAGCACTTCAACCTGGACATCTGCATGCGTCCCTGCCGCACCTTCAAGGGCAATCCCCTCAACTTCATCCGCCGCGGGCCGGGAGGAGTGGTGGAAGAGCCGGAAGTGGACGTTGTGATTTTCCGCCAGAACACGGAAGGCCTTTATGGAGGAGTGGAGTGGACCAATCCGCCCGAAAACGTGTACGCGGCCCTGGCCTCTCATCCCAAGTTCAAGAAGTTCGCCGACACTCCCCGCGAAGAATTGGCCGTTTCCACGCGGATCTTCACCCGGCATGCCACCGAGCGCATTGTACGCGCCGCTTTCGAACACGCCAAAAACTTCGGTTACAAATCCGTGACGGTATGTGAGAAGCCCAACGTGATCCGGGAAACCTCGGGTATGATGCTGGCCATCGCCAAGGAAACCGTGAAAGAGTATCCGGGAATCGCCCTGTGGAACACCAACATCGACGCCCAGATGATGTGGCTCACCAAGAACCCCGAAGATTACGGTGTCATCGTCAGCGGCAACATGTTCGGCGACATCGTATCCGACGGATTCGCCGGCCTGGTGGGCGGACTCGGTTTCGCCTGCAGCGCCAACATCGGACAGGATGTGGCCATATTTGAACCCACCCACGGGTCCGCCCCCAAATACGCCGCCTACACCCAATCGATCGTCAACCCCATCGCCATGGTGCTCAGCGCCTGCATGATGTTGGAACACATCAACGAAAAAGAGATGGCTTCGCGGGTGCGCAGTGCCGTGGCCCGGGTAGTGGAAAAAGGCCGGGTCCAGGCCTACGATATGCTCAAACTCAAGGGATCCCCTGATGTTTTCGAGAGAGGGGCGGCTTCAACGCAGGCCATGACCGAAGCCATTATCGCTGAATTGTAAAGATACCGCCGTTCCCCCGGACTTGCCGGGGAGCAGTGAAAGCGTGTCGGCGCGCGGCGTCTTTTTGTCACGAAAAAAAACGCCGCGCTTCGACTCAGCGTGCGGGAACCTCTGAAACCGGGGTATATTCACCCCAGGTGTGACTCTCCACCCGGCATTTGCCGCGGGTTTGCCAGGTAACCTTGAAATTGTAATAGGTATCCAGGAACTCGGAATCCCCGCCGCCTTCCGTGGTGATCAGGTAGCGGTTGCCCACTGTACCGATCAGGCGGGCGATTCCTCCCGGAGTCTCGCGGTTGCCCTCCGCCGAGGGATCCACCGGAACCCAGCCGTATCGGGGCAGGAAAACCTCGGGCCAGCGGTGCCATACCTCGTCCCGGCCACGATCTTCACTGCGCACGACCACGGAACCGACGTAGCGCGCGGGAAGACCGGCGGCCCGGCACATGGCGATGAACACGAACGAGTATTCGCTGCAGGATCCCGTTCCCCTTTTCAGGACCGTCGGCGCCGGGTTCCATCCCCCCAGGGGTTTGAGTTTGTAGTCGATTTTTTCCAGGATGTAGTTGAATATGCGGCGCATGATCCAGTACGGCCGTGTCTCTTTCCCGACCGCTTCAACCGTGGCTTTGCGGATCACCGGGTGGGTGATATCGTATTTGAAGCCGTCGGCCAGGTAGGGCTTGAGATCAGCCGGAATTTCCGCCAGCGACCCCACGCGTTCCGGGAAAATGATGTATTCCGTATGAAAAAGGCGTGCGCGCACCCGCATTTCAGCCAGTTGACGCTCGCCGGCTGCCACGGATTCAACCCGGAAGCGGGCAAAGGACTGTTTCCATTGGTCGGTCACCATCTCCGAGGGAGTAGGCGAAAACGCGGTCCGGGTCAGCAATACCTGGTTATCCCGATCATGGGGAATGGCCATGCATGCGTCCAGGGCCTCAACCGTACCGGGGCCGAAATTGCGGAAATCCACGGCCACAACCCAATCCACCTCGCGTGGGCGACTGCGATGCACGAAGGCGTCGTCATTCAATGTGACGCGGCGCACGCGGGCTTGCTGGTAATCGCCAACCCAGAGGTCGTCACCGGAAAAACAGATCCCCCAGGCATAGGG harbors:
- a CDS encoding 3-isopropylmalate dehydratase small subunit, producing MKRTFSGTAWKYGDNINTDVIFPGKYTYQKMTPEEMAQHALEDLDPDFTSKVSAGDILVAGKNFGMGSSREQAAVAIKAAGISVIIARSFARIYFRNAINAGMPAIRCPEAVDAIEDGDRITVDMEAGVISTPRGDFRFPAYPPTVMEILEHNGLIPFIKTKIST
- a CDS encoding isocitrate/isopropylmalate dehydrogenase family protein; its protein translation is MAKRTIVTMPGDGIGKVVLPEAIRILDAVGFDAEYVHADIGWEFWCKEGNPLPQRTLDLLETHKISLFGAITSKPKSEAANELAPELRDKGYVYYSPIVGLRQHFNLDICMRPCRTFKGNPLNFIRRGPGGVVEEPEVDVVIFRQNTEGLYGGVEWTNPPENVYAALASHPKFKKFADTPREELAVSTRIFTRHATERIVRAAFEHAKNFGYKSVTVCEKPNVIRETSGMMLAIAKETVKEYPGIALWNTNIDAQMMWLTKNPEDYGVIVSGNMFGDIVSDGFAGLVGGLGFACSANIGQDVAIFEPTHGSAPKYAAYTQSIVNPIAMVLSACMMLEHINEKEMASRVRSAVARVVEKGRVQAYDMLKLKGSPDVFERGAASTQAMTEAIIAEL
- a CDS encoding transglutaminase, whose protein sequence is MKKRTVFSLLLAFWIVAPGCSGLEAVVGKADRSLTPPGDHPTAMAFDGELIWVADSITFKLYGLDPVDGVQRKTLNAPGYDPRGLAWDGEVLWYVDGREGWIYGLDMESGVARMLLESNSADPGGLAFDGEFLWLLDRKAGRILRINRRDGMMHENIPAPAAHCNDLAWKDGYLWVTAGDDDMLYRVDPASGDVVTWIPAPGPYAWGICFSGDDLWVGDYQQARVRRVTLNDDAFVHRSRPREVDWVVAVDFRNFGPGTVEALDACMAIPHDRDNQVLLTRTAFSPTPSEMVTDQWKQSFARFRVESVAAGERQLAEMRVRARLFHTEYIIFPERVGSLAEIPADLKPYLADGFKYDITHPVIRKATVEAVGKETRPYWIMRRIFNYILEKIDYKLKPLGGWNPAPTVLKRGTGSCSEYSFVFIAMCRAAGLPARYVGSVVVRSEDRGRDEVWHRWPEVFLPRYGWVPVDPSAEGNRETPGGIARLIGTVGNRYLITTEGGGDSEFLDTYYNFKVTWQTRGKCRVESHTWGEYTPVSEVPAR